The nucleotide window GGGCATGCCAAAGGAGCACACACGTCAACTTAAAGAGCTCCCAACAGCCAAAACTGAAAACTATTTGGGGACAAAAAATTATAACCcagagtataaaataaatatccatgaattcatgctgttataaattattaaatagagGAGACAAGGCAAATCTGTGCAGAAAAATTCCAAATTATTAGACTtcatcttagccaaaaggccaagaagcaatAAAACTCCAAATTATTTATGTAGCTACTCCTCCCTCTAGGAGGTGGAATATAAGTCTGCACTCCTTAAGCATGGACTGCACATAGTGACTTCTTAGAAAGGGTAAAGTATGGAAAGTAAAAGCACaactttaggccaggtgcggtggctcacgcctgtaatcccagcactttgggaggctgaggcaggcaaatcacctgaggtcaggagttggagaccaagcctcaacatggagagaccctgtctttactaaaaatacaaaattagctgggtgtggtggtgcatgcctgtaatcccagctactcaggaagctgaggcaggagaattgcttgaacctgggaggcggaggttgcggggagccgagatcgcgccattgcactgcagcctgggcaacaagagtgaaactccatctcaaaaaaaaaaaaaaaaaaaaggacaacttTATAGTGTTGAAACCCGATAAAGACTTAGCCAGGTGATCAAGATCAACATCAACAACCATAAATCATATTGATAGTATGTACCCTTGATAAGAAGTGATGAAAATGGCAATTTACCTCTGATCTATCTTTCAGTAATCCATAATTCCAgcctaatcatttaaaaaaaaaagaaagcagacaaATTCCATTAGCAAGGAATCCTACAGAATACCTGATTAGTACTCCTCAAGGAGtgagaaactgccacagccagCAATAGCATGGAGAGGCATGGCaccttaatggaatgtggtatcctggaacagaaaagggaCATTAGGTTAAAAACTAAGGGCATTTAGATGACTTTATTGACTTTATTAATAAGATACCAGTATTgatcattaattgtaacaaatgtgccacaCTAATGTTAGATGTTAGTAGTGGGGAAACTGGGATACATGGGACCTCTCCATACTATCCTCTCAGATTTTTCTGTaattctaaaactattctaaaaaataaaatctattttaagaaaacatgatggatgggctgagtgtggtggctcacgcctataatcccgggtctttgggaggccaaggtgggaggatcgcttgaggccaggagttcaaggccagcctggacaacatagcaaggccccatctcaaaaaaacaagaattacccgggcttggtggtgcatgcctgtagtcctgtctactcaggaggctgaggctgaaggatcacttgagcccaggagtttgaggctgcagtgagtgagccacgatcatgccactgtactccagccttggcagaCTGAGCAAAACTTGGTCCCTCGCAAAATGTTGAAGCCCAGTTTTCACTATTAACCTGTATTTCAGTTTCCCTGTGCTAACTTTGAAACACTGGGGCTGGCCTGAGGGTATAAAGGCTTATTCAAACTCAGTAATTTAAACTTAAAATCCTAAGGAACTTCAAAAAGTGTAATCTAGTCCAAATGGGGCATCAATTCTaaagcatttgcttgtttgagcGATTTTCTGTGTCTGAGGTATATAGATAACTTCTCTTTTTATGACTAAATCCAAATCCTTAGTTCCTGTTGGAATTCAAAATCGTATTTAAAAATTGATGCTTTGTTCTATAATTAATGCtttgattatataaataataagtaTTCTTCCAAATccctttttacagatgatgaTTCTGATACCGAGACATCAAATGACTTGCCAAAATTTGCAGATGGAATCAAGGCCAGAAACAGAAATCAGAACTACCTGGTTCCCAGTCCTGTACTTAGAATTCTAGACCACACTGCCTTTTCTGCAGGTTGGGGGAACTAATTTATAGCATTGATATATTTTGTAttggtgaattaaaaaaaaagtgcatgcAGTAAATTTCTTTTTGCCCAGTTGTATTTAACAGATCTTATTTAGTTATAGTCATATAATAGGTTTGTTTTATTCTTCAGAAAAATCTGCTGATATTGAAATTTGTGATGAAGAGTGTGACTCACCTGAATCAGTCAACCAGCAAACCCAAGAGGAGAGTCCTATAGAAGTTCACACTGCTGAAGATGTTCCAATTGCTGTAGAAGTGCATGCAATTTCTGAGGATTAtgatatagagacagaaaacaattCCTCTGAAAGTCTCCAAGACCAAACTGATGAAGAACCGCCAGCTAAACTTTGTAAAATTCTTGACAAGAGCCAAGCTTTGAATGTGACTGCCCAGCAGAAATGGCCTTTACTGAGAGCTAATAGCAGTGGCCTCTATAAATGTGAACTTTGTGAGTTTAACAGCAAATATTTTTCTGACCTAAAGCAGCATATGATCCTGAAGCATAAACGTACCGATTCAAATGTGTGTCGAGTATGCAAGGAAAGTTTCTCCACCAATATGCTTCTGATAGAACATGCCAAACTACATGAAGAGGATCCCTACATTTGTAAATACTGTGATTATAAGACAGTAATTTTTGAGAACCTCAGCCAGCACATTGCAGACACCCATTTTAGTGATCACCTCTATTGGTGTGAACAGTGTGATGTACAGTTCTCCTCAAGCAGTGAACTCTACCTGCATTTCCAGGAGCACAGCTGTGATGAACAGTATTTGTGTCAGTTCTGTGAACATGAAACTAATGATCCAGAAGACTTGCATAGCCATGTGGTAAATGAGCATGCATGTAAATTAATAGAGTTAAGTGATAAGTATAACAATGGTGAACATGGACAGTATAGCCTCTTAAGCAAAATTACCTTTGACAAATGTAAAAACTTCTTTGTATGTCAAGTATGTGGTTTTCGGAGTAGACTTCATACAAATGTTAACAGGCATGTTGCTATTGAACATACAAAAATTTTTCCTCATGTTTGTGATGACTGTGGGAAAGGCTTTTCAAGTATGCTAGAATATTGCAAGcatttaaattcacatttatCTGAAGGGATTTATTTATGTCAATATTGTGAATATTCAACAGGACAAATTGAAGATCTTAAAATTCATCTAGATTTCAAGCATTCAGCTGACTTGCCTCATAAATGTAGTGACTGCTTGATGAGGTTTGGAAATGAAAGGGAATTAATAAGTCACCTTCCAGTCCATGAGACAACTTGATTATTCTCTTTAACTTACAGAATgttagtttaaaataataaattcatcctttttttggagatgatTAAATAGATGATTGTAAACACAACTTATGAAATTTGCCTTTAACAagtaacttttttaaattataaaattttattggcaTTGCTCCATTTtcagtatataaatatatctttaatgTGGTATTTTCAATTCCGTGATAGTTTGTAGTTTTAACCACTCTTGGTGACTGTCGTCCTGTTTCTTGCATGTTCTCTGATTTCGTGaattgaaaagaaacaaatgtattGAAGAAATGAGCTACAGTTTTCCTTCCTTAACCATGGGTGCtagtaactttttctttttaaaactcaagACAAGATTAGTTTATTGTGTATGAAGTCATTAAATTATTACACGACCAGAACTAAAATGCAATATACAATTAAGTCCACGGATACTCCCATTAATAAGAAATAACACTAGGAAGCCACTATTATCACAGGAAGAAAAGATGTGGTTTTCACGGcagtctgtttttttaaaaaaaatttttttgagccCCTATCTattgttgaatattttaagatGGGATGAGGGAGGAACTAGTAAGGGcttacacaataaaaaataactgtaTCATAACTCATTCATAACTtgatgtttcattttctgttgaGGAACCATAAATTCATTCACagacttaatatttttttcttagagacggtctcgttctgttgtccaggatggagtgcagtggttgatCATAGCTCCCGGGCTGTAGTCTcccaggctcgagcaatcctcccacttcagcctcctgcatagctaggACTGACAGGCGTGTGGCACCATGCCcgctaagtttttaaatttcttgtagagatgagatctcgctatgttgcccaggccagtctcaaactcctggactcaagcaatcctcccaccttggccttccaaatcactgggattataggcatgagccattatgcctgACTCTTGCCCAAATTTCTGATGTCAAATTGTTCATTGACAGAAAACCCACTGAAGTATTTAATGTAAAGTTAGGAAGATCTGGGAGATAGGGGTTGCTGGCATGAAAATGTATAACTTACAACATttgtttattaataaaatgataaattagcATCAATATTAGTTCgtatggctgccataacaaattactacaaactgaGTTGCCTACCTAGCAGAAATTTATggtctcacagttgtggaggccaGACATTCAAAGTGGAGTTATTGGCAGTTGGTTCCATCTGAGGGTTGTGGGGGAAGGATCTGTTTCAGGTctgtccttggcttgtagatggatAGCCTCATgttcacatggtgttctccctgtgtgcaaGTCTGTccccaaatttcctcttttttttttttttcttttttacttttttgagacagaatttcactcttgtcgcccaggctggagtacagtggcgcgatttcagctcattgcaacctccacctcccaggttcaagtgattctcctgcctcagcttcccaagtagctggggttacaggcgccagccaccatgccaggctaattttgtatttttagtagaaaaggggtttcaccacgttggccaggctggtctcaaattcctgacctcaggtgatccacctgcctcagtcacccaaagtgctgggattacaggcatgagccactgccccaggccaaatttcttgtttttataagGACTCCAGTCATATTGATTGGATTAGTGCCCCTCCCAATGTCCTCCTTTTAACTTGAAGACCtgatctccaaataaggtcattatTCTAAGATGCTGAggtttaggacttcaacatatgaatctgggaGGGAACACAATTGAGTAGCAGAGTCTGAAACAGCAGTATAAAAAAGATAGAATTATGTGTATCATTGCCCTCAAATTTAACAAGCACTGctaacaatattattttttaggtTTATTGATATAAGTGGAAGATCAATTTATGACCAATGATTTTCCCACTTCAAGAATTTAGTCTGTTTGGACAATGGTGGCTGCAAGTATTCTTAGAAGGTATTATGGACAATGGTGGCTGCAAGTATTCTTAGAAGGTATTATTTTTATCCCCACTCTTTTGTTGTATGTGCATACCTGTGTTCCTAGCAACTCACATTCCATCTAATTATAACATTCCTGTTACGGCTGATACAAATGTTTCTCAGAAGACTTAAAATTGTAACAGTTTAAATTGTAAGATAACCTTAGAAAGCATCTGGTCTAAACCCTCCAGTTTTCTAAGTTTCttgcagaaatagaaatgtaGATCGCTATGAGGCCAAGTACATATAAACAGTTATGTCATATGGGAGTGGGATCCAGGTTATCTGGTTTACTGTCTAGTGATGTTTCCATTACATCATGTTACATAAACCTAACCTTTGTCCCTGGGATGTTTTTTGTGACTACTTCACCTAACAATTAACCTAGTTgttgataattttgtttttatgctttttataCATCTAGCTCCAGGAATTGGATTTTCGGAAAAACACCTTAAGTAATgccttggtttgtttgttttcttttaatctatTTGCTGCTTTACATTTTGATCAAGTGTTAGTAATTGAAAAGAttgtaggccgggtgtggtagctcacgcctgtaatcccagcactttgggggaggctgagatgggcggatcacaaggtcaggagatccagaccatcctggctaacagtgaaaccccctctctactaaaaatacaaaaaaaattagctgggcgtggtggcgggcacctgtagtcccagctactcgggaggctgaggcaggagaatggcgtgaacccgggaagtggagcttgcagtgagccgagattgcgccaccacactccagcctgggtgacagagtgagactgtctcaaaaaaaaaaaaaaaaaagaagaagaaaagattgcagtgcagctactcaagagacaTATATCCAAGTTTCAGAACCatgtaattttgtactttttttttccagacagtcttgctctgttgcccaggctgcagtgtagtgacatgatcttggctcacggcaacctccacctctcaggtttaagcaattctcctgccttaacctcccaagtagatgggattataggtgtgtgccaccacgcccggctaatttttgtgtttttagtagagatggggtttcaccatgttgaccaggctggtcttgaactcctgacctcttgtgatccgcccacctcagcctcccaaaatgttaggattacaggcgtgagccactgcacccggcataattttgtactttttgatgAATCTGCAGCTTAGGGACCTATCCCAATGACAGTTTGTCCCACAAAGCCTTTTTGCCTTGGCCCAGTTTTCAAATCAATGATTGACCATAAATTGCTTGAAGTAGttggtctttatttatttattttttgagatggagccttgctctgtcgcccagactggaatgcagtggcgtgatcttggctcgctgcaacctctgcctcccgagtttaagcagttcttctgcctagcctcccgagtagctgggatacaggcacccaccaccacacccagctaatttttgtatttttagtagagatggggtttcaccatcttggccaggctggtcttgatctcctgaccttgtgatccacccacctcggcctcccaaagtgctgggattacaggcgtgagccaccacgcccggccaggctttatttttaacttaaagaacttcagaaaaacaaacctacctaaaaaaattaagactcctggttttgttctttgttttgttttgttttgttttgttttacttcagAGACAGACATTTTCACTGTATTCTTGTGACTTGCACCACAATTCAAGTCTGAGATTACCTAACTGATGATGTTTATTAAcacttcaggccgggcgcggtggctcacgcctgtaatcccagcactttgggaggccgagacgggtggatcacaaggtcaggggatcgagaccatcctggctaacatggtgaaaccccgtctctactaaaaatacaaaaaattagctgggcgtggtggcaggcgcctgtagtcccagctagtagggaggctgaggcaggagaatggcgtgaacccaggaggcggagcttgcagtgagccaagatcgggccattgcactccagcctgggggacagagcgagcagagcgagactccgtctcaaaaaaaaaaaaaaaaacactccagTAGAATTCTTCGCAGCAGTGAACAGTAGTGATAGGTCATCattgtttttcttgctgttttaaaTCTTCATCTTACAATGAGTTATTTTGAAATTCCAAAAGATTTCCCTGTATTCCAGAAATTGAAAATGGTTGTTCCCTAAAAAGCCTCTTCTTTTCCTGCTTATAAATTTGccaattttaccattttaaattaCCTTTCTTACATTTCTCTGAATTgtatattatttgtcaatttcacAGTTTCTATAATCTATTGTTTGCTGAATTGTTacaggcttttgtttgtttttaatagactAGCAGTATTCCTAATTATTAAATCTGATTTACAAAGCATTGAGTTACTTAATCCTGGCACTTTCCActttgcgtttttttttttttttttttttttgagacggagtcttgctctgtcgcccaggcaagagtgcattggtgtgatctccgctcactgcaagctccgcctcctgggttcacgccattctcctgcctcagcctccctactagctgggactacaggcgcccgccaccacgcctggctaattttttgtatttttagtagagaccgggtttcaccatgttagccaggatggtctcgatctgctgacctcgtgatccgcccacctcggcctcccaaagtgctgggattacaggcgtgagccaccatgcctggcctgcttgtATGTCTTATTACCTTTTACGAGAGACTTAGTATATTTTCCAAGCTgctgtgttaattttttaatggaattttaatGCCTAAAAAGGCCATATGTTGGCCGGGtgggatggctcacacctgtaatcccagcactttgggaggttgaggcggacggatcatctgaggtcaggagtttgagaccagcctggccaacatggcaaatccccttctctactaaaaataaaaaacaacaacaacaaaatttccattggtttccagatgaggaaacagattctTAAAAAGACAAACATCTCTCTAAGGTCACGGGGTGAGCAAGAACTTGGAGACTGATTCCCAGTTTCTGACCCCCTGGTCAATTTCTGTCAAATGGCCGAAAGGACTACAGGATAGACTTATACAGATCTACAGGGttgttagctaggtgtggtggctggcacctgtaatcccagctactcgggaggctgagacaggagacttgcttgaacccgggaggcagaggttgcagtgagccaagattgcaccactgcactccagcctaggtgacggagtgagactccatctcaaaaacaaaaaacaaaaaagaatttaagtgaaaataaatagTTAAGATCAACTGGTAAACCCAGTGGAGAAACTAATCTGGTTAGTCAGGTATACCGTACAATTAACAGTTTCATcccaataaataaaacagaaattttggGATATATATTCCCTTGCCTGTAATTTTTAACCTCAGTACTGATGACTAAAGATAGAGTCAcaagagaatttttattatgGCACTGAGTTTATGGGATTACATATACTCCTTATGTTAATTTGGCTTTCCATAAATTAATCTTTCAAGACAACATTCACATCTAAGAAATGTGTACGTTCatgatttaaaacataaatttgcaAAGCTAAAAGTTTTCACATATAGTTTACCTGTTTATATAAAGTTATATGTCCAATTTGTAggtttaaaaacagattttaagacTATTAGAGTTGTTAGGAATTTACTTTGTACTagtgatttgaaaaataattttctggatAACGAATTTCCATACTAAAGCATCAGTCACCACCAATTCCTTATTAAGTTAATTCTCCTTAGTAACTTTGGTGTTAAAGTGGTAACTATCTGAACCCAAAATAAATTTGTGAAGagtaatttattcattctaaaaagaaattttcttacaTTGCTAGAAAGAATATTATACTATCTACTAATCTTATTCCCATGCTTTATGAGGGGTGATTATTTAGagagttttaaaagaaattaacagaacatttaaaagtgtgtatctttgttgtttgtttttacatagGCAAATGAATCTAACCTGACATCTTTTTTCCCCTTGCTAGAAATATTGAGCTGAATGAATTACATTCCTAAAATGTAATGAATAGTACATATTTTGAATGAAAATTCaaagttttctagtttttaatatcTTGTCTGGAGAGTGTATCCACTACTGAAAAATACTGCAGTTGAATTATTGATATTTTCACCTTTACTCTTCAAAGTAAAGCTGAAATCAGAAATTGGAATCATATTCAGCAAATGTAATTTCTGGtgggtaattttcttttttctttttaaggctatTCACTATGCTGTTCTGGATTTTGGTTGGCTAAAATTTGAGAATACAGAATTCCCATGTTTCCTGCCTACCCTGTTCATTTGTAGTTATGTCCAGAATGGCATTATttgtccttttctgtttttctttttcttttataagagaggcccaggcagatctcaaactcctgggctcaagcaatccacctgcctcagcctcccaaagtgctgggattacagtcatgagccaccactcctggccttattcatcttttttaaaatacattatttctgaAATTATATTCTATGGCTGATTACTGTTATCTTTACAACTCATCTTATTTGGGTTTTCAGAAAGTTTCAAAAGATTAAAGTTTTCCCAACTAACAAGGTAAGTTGCCATGAACTAAACATgtccccctcaaaattcatatgttcaaatcctaatccccaatgtgatggtatcagaagatggggcctttggtatatgattaggtcatgaaagtggagccctcatgaatgggattagtgccattATAAAAGGGATCCCAGAGAGCACTCACCTGTTtcccatgtgaggatacaatgagaagtcagcagtctgcaacctggaagagAGCCTCACCAGAACCTAACCacactggcaccttgatctcggacttccagcctccagaactgtgagaaatttctgttgtttataagccactcagtctatggtacaTTGTTATAGTAGCCTATATTGACTAAGATAGAGTAGATTTGTTTTGATTCTTCCTTCCGTCTGTTCTCCAAACTCTTAAAATAAGTTACTCCCTTCATGCCATATCCCACATCATTTGCTTGTATAccctgtaaatattttatatatacctgCCTGGCATCAGTTTGTGCTGAATTTGTAAATTTTGAATGTGTCTATTTTAGATTTTAAGCATAACATTATGGCACAGATCTTAATAACTTCGTTATGGTTACAATATTCTGGTTAAATTCCTTATGGCATTCATCCATTGTTAGTGAGCAACTAAGATGCCAAAGAAGAAGGACCTAACCTAGAATGACACAATATTAGATCTGGGATGAACCTTAGAGATATAGTCTAGACTCAAAGTGAAAATCATGTAAAAATAATTGTGTCTGGGTGTCACCacaggctcactcctgtaatcccagctctttgggaggccaaggcaggaggatcacctgaggccagcctgggcgacatagtgagatcccacctatacaaaaatttaaaataggctgggcgcggtggctcacgcctgtaatcccagcactttgggaggcccaggtgggcggatcacgaggtcaggagatcaagaccatcctggctaacatggtgaaaccctgtctctactaaaaataaaaaaataaaaaaaaaaatagtcgggcatggtggcgggcgcctgtagtcccagctactcaggaggctgaggcaggagaatggtgtgaacccaaacccgggaggcggagcttgcagtgagccgagatagcgccactgcagtccagcctgggtgaaagagcaagactgtctcaaaaaaaaaaaaaaaaatttaaaataaaattagccaggtatggtggtgtgtgcctgtagtcccacctacttgggaggctgaggtgagaggattgcttgagctcaggagttcaaggctgcagtgagctattattgatcatgccactgcacttcagcctgggcagacagagtgagaccctgtctctaataataataataacaataattgtaTATGGTATGTAGTTTTTACTTTCTTCGTTGTAAATTATGTGGTATAAAATTTAATTGGTACAACACTTTGATTCATGAATATTTTTACTTAggacaaaattaactttttaagaaaagcaAATTGGTGAAAAATATGAAGTAAATAATAATAGTCATACATGGATATGGAAAAAATTGGGTAGGTGATACATGAATGACTGAAATTGGAGAATGCAGAATTCTAGACAAAACTTCTTGTTTATACTTCAGAAAAATGATCTTCTAACATCattagtcaaatgctttttaagGTAGAATAAACATGACAAATTCCTAACCactcttcaaataattttctttaaagttaaAATGTGCCCTGTGTTTTTTATGGAATGTCATACCAAACACTTagagaaaataacattaaaaaataaaggacaaaagcATATGACTGATTTGTAATCCCTGTTCAGTAGCAATAAATTATGTGACTATGACCATGAACAGTAGATGTTACTAAGTTTTTCTTAAATAGTCCATTGGTTCTGCAGCTCCTTaaaacaagcttgtccaacccatggcccaacacaaatttgtaaactttcttaaaatgttatgagatttgcaattttttgttttgttttcaagctcatcagctatcgttagtgtattttatgtgtgacccaagaTAATACTTcgtccagtgtggcccagggaagccaaaagattggacacccccttccttaaaaacttttttttttttttttttttaaccttaaaaacttctatttttacgggctgggcgtggtggctcacacctgtaattccaacactttgggaggctgaggcaggtggatcacctgaggtcaggagttcgagaccagcctggccaacatggtgaaaccctgtctctacacaaatagaaaaattagccaagcatggtggcggatgcctgtaatcccagctactcgggaggctgaggtaggagaatcacttgaatccagaaggt belongs to Pongo pygmaeus isolate AG05252 chromosome 2, NHGRI_mPonPyg2-v2.0_pri, whole genome shotgun sequence and includes:
- the ZNF639 gene encoding zinc finger protein 639; the protein is MNEYPKKRKRKTLHPSRYSDSSGISRIADGFNGIFSDHCYSVCSMRQPDLKYFDNKDDDSDTETSNDLPKFADGIKARNRNQNYLVPSPVLRILDHTAFSAEKSADIEICDEECDSPESVNQQTQEESPIEVHTAEDVPIAVEVHAISEDYDIETENNSSESLQDQTDEEPPAKLCKILDKSQALNVTAQQKWPLLRANSSGLYKCELCEFNSKYFSDLKQHMILKHKRTDSNVCRVCKESFSTNMLLIEHAKLHEEDPYICKYCDYKTVIFENLSQHIADTHFSDHLYWCEQCDVQFSSSSELYLHFQEHSCDEQYLCQFCEHETNDPEDLHSHVVNEHACKLIELSDKYNNGEHGQYSLLSKITFDKCKNFFVCQVCGFRSRLHTNVNRHVAIEHTKIFPHVCDDCGKGFSSMLEYCKHLNSHLSEGIYLCQYCEYSTGQIEDLKIHLDFKHSADLPHKCSDCLMRFGNERELISHLPVHETT